The Chanos chanos chromosome 6, fChaCha1.1, whole genome shotgun sequence genome includes a region encoding these proteins:
- the rtn4rl1b gene encoding reticulon-4 receptor-like 1b, whose product MFKRGCGLEFLLVLCGLELSWSCPRHCICYTAPSTVSCQAHNFLSVPEGIPPHSERIFLQNNKIHRLLRGHFSPTTVTLWIYSNNITYIEPSTFQGFTLLEELDLGDNRYLRSLAAETFHGLGRLHALHLYRCGLSALPSNIFQGLRNLQYLYLQDNNLEFLQDDIFIDLHNLSHLFLHGNRLWSLHQNTFRGLGALDRLLLHHNQLQWIDRMAFHDLRRLTTLYLFNNSLSELAGECLAVLPALEYLRLNDNPWECDCKALSLWDWLKRFRGSTSAVGCVAPPKLAGEDLKQLRKEDFPNCSGSESLHQSKTNSWAGTDKVSLKKEPHPPAQPPYPHHPHHNEQYPSPPSPLPQPPPSVDGVQEESGRFPSTIAPPQRPGRPRNCTRQRVRGSKGKGPNEVHTLKEMSDKEYSSQDFTDGGKYEHTSPDGSPPRRKHKCTPRTSVRPPSGVQQATNWGNTQHPHRFLYSILGVLVSLSSERILR is encoded by the exons GCTGTGGGCTGGAGTTCCTGCTGGTACTCTGTGGGTTGGAGCTTTCCTGGTCTTGCCCACGCCACTGCATCTGCTACACGGCCCCCAGCACCGTCAGCTGCCAGGCCCACAACTTCCTGTCTGTCCCTGAGGGTATCCCGCCTCACAGCGAGCGCATCTTCCTCCAGAACAACAAGATTCACAGGCTCCTGCGGGGCCATTTCAGCCCTACCACAGTCACGTTGTGGATCTATTCCAACAACATAACCTATATCGAGCCGTCCACCTTCCAGGGCTTCACCCTGCTGGAGGAGCTGGACCTGGGCGACAACCGCTACTTGCGCTCCTTGGCAGCCGAGACCTTTCACGGGCTTGGACGACTCCACGCCCTGCATCTTTATCGCTGTGGCCTGAGCGCTCTGCCCAGCAACATCTTCCAGGGCCTTCGAAACCTACAGTATCTGTACCTACAG GACAACAACCTGGAATTCCTTCAGGATGATATCTTCATAGATCTGCACAACCTCAGCCACTTGTTTCTCCATGGCAACCGGTTGTGGAGCCTGCATCAGAATACATTCCGAGGTCTGGGGGCCCTAGACCGACTGCTCCTGCACCACAACCAGCTGCAGTGGATTGATCGGATGGCCTTCCATGACCTGAGGCGTCTCACCACCCTCTACCTGTTCAACAATTCCCTGAGCGAGCTGGCAGGGGAGTGCCTGGCCGTGTTGCCTGCCTTGGAGTACCTTCGTCTCAACGACAACCCCTGGGAGTGTGACTGCAAGGCCCTGTCACTGTGGGACTGGCTCAAGAGGTTCAGGGGCTCTACGTCGGCCGTAGGCTGCGTGGCTCCGCCCAAACTGGCCGGTGAGGACCTCAAGCAGCTGCGCAAGGAGGATTTCCCCAACTGCTCTGGGTCCGAATCCCTACACCAGAGCAAAACGAATTCGTGGGCGGGGACAGACAAAGTCTCGTTGAAGAAGGAGCCTCATCCGCCAGCCCAACCTCCatacccccaccacccccaccatAACGAACAGTACCCCTCCCCACCCTCACCTCTACCCCAGCCCCCACCCTCTGTAGATGGGGTGCAGGAAGAATCTGGGCGATTCCCGAGCACAATAGCGCCCCCTCAAAGGCCAGGCCGGCCACGGAACTGCACGCGCCAGCGAGTAAGGGGCAGCAAGGGAAAGGGGCCCAATGAGGTGCACACcttaaaggaaatgtctgataAAGAATATTCCTCCCAAGATTTTACGGATGGTGGAAAATACGAACACACATCTCCCGACGGTTCTCCCCCCAGGAGGAAGCACAAGTGTACACCCCGGACCTCTGTGCGGCCCCCCAGTGGGGTCCAGCAAGCCACCAACTGGGGTAACACTCAGCACCCCCACAGATTCCTTTACAGTATTTTGGGGGTGCTTGTGTCCTTGAGCAGTGAACGTATTCTACGTTGA